A single genomic interval of Rhinatrema bivittatum chromosome 12, aRhiBiv1.1, whole genome shotgun sequence harbors:
- the LOC115073693 gene encoding gastricsin-like isoform X2: protein MRETMKEQGLEPSSVDPGTKYIFSNSNVTEEPLANYMDMSYYGEISIGTPPQNFLVLFDTGSSNLWVASTYCQSQACTNHPLFSPNQSSTYTSNQQQFSIAYGTGSLTGILGYDTVTIENTSIEQQEFGLSVSEPGYSFVYASFDGILGLAYPSISVANATTVLEGMMQENLLNAPIFSVYLKGLGEDSFSGSGEDASGSSSQEESLYGGEVIFGGTDPTLYTGDIYWTEVTEQAYWQIAIEEFAINGQATGWCSQGCQGIVDTGTSLLTVPEQYMDDLLASIGAEKNESGESVLMCSEIQTMPTISFTINGASLPLTPSAYVLQSNGTCFLGISSTYVPSQNGQPLWILGDVFLREYYTIFDFGNNQIGFAAAV, encoded by the exons ATGTCTTACTATGGAGAGATCAGCATTGGAACTCCTCCCCAGAACTTCCTGGTTTTGTTTGACACCGGCTCCTCCAACCTCTGGGTGGCCTCCACCTACTGCCAGAGCCAGGCCTGCA CAAACCACCCACTGTTCAGTCCCAACCAGTCCTCCACCTACACTTCCAACCAGCAGCAGTTCTCCATTGCATATGGAACTGGCAGCCTCACCGGCATCCTCGGATATGACACAGTGACA ATTGAAAACACTTCCATTGAACAACAAGAATttggactgagtgtgagtgagccTGGCTACAGCTTTGTGTATGCTTCATTTGATGGAATTCTGGGATTGGCTTATCCATCCATTTCAGTAGCTAATGCCACCACGGTTTTGGAGGGTATGATGCAAGAAAACCTACTTAATGCACCAATCTTCAGTGTCTACCTGAAGGG CCTGGGTGAGGACTCCTTCAGTGGCTCAGGAGAGGATGCTTCTGGAAGTTCCAG CCAGGAAGAATCTCTGTACGGAGGTGAAGTTATCTTTGGAGGGACTGACCCCACTCTTTACACCGGTGATATTTACTGGACCGAGGTCACTGAACAAGCTTACTGGCAAATTGCCATTGAGGA GTTCGCCATCAATGGTCAGGCTACTGGCTGGTGCAGCCAAGGCTGCCAGGGGATTGTGGACACAGGAACCTCTCTCCTCACCGTCCCTGAACAGTACATGGATGATCTGTTAGCGTCTATTGGAGCAGAGAAGAACGAGAGTGGTGAG AGCGTGCTGATGTGTAGTGAgatccagaccatgcccaccaTCAGCTTCACCATCAATGGTGCCTCCCTCCCTTTAACACCATCTGCCTACGTTCTGCAG AGCAATGGGACCTGCTTTCTTGGTATCTCATCCACTTATGTGCCATCGCAGAACGGGCAGCCCCTCTGGATCCTGGGTGATGTCTTTCTTCGGGAGTATTACACCATCTTTGATTTTGGGAACAATCAAATTGGCTTTGCTGCAGCAGTTTAG